In Miscanthus floridulus cultivar M001 chromosome 19, ASM1932011v1, whole genome shotgun sequence, the DNA window AATTGTGATAAACCTGGGTATTTCCTGTTAAAATGGTGGCTATAATCTCTGGCCTTTGATTTGGGGAAGTTTATGGTTTTATAGTTACAGATCAACTCATCATACCTGTTATGTTCCAATAAGACTGCAGGCTCCCTAATTAGGGTACTAACTTCATTCTGCCTACCATCAATCAATATTTTACAGAATCACATACGATGAAGATCGGATTTCCTCCTGTGTCTAGATTTCTGAGAATAGCCTCATGCTCTTTACTTCACTGCTAGTGCTTTTGAGACTCTTCTATGTCTTTGTGACCAGGTTATTTCAAGCTTCAGTTAAATTTTTATATGTAATTTATCTTACAAGCAATGTCAGTTTGCTGTCTGCAGGTATAGAGATTAATGATGAGGAGCTGGCAAGATTTGTTGAGCATGTGGATAAGGACAACAATGGGATTATTACTTTTGAAGAATGGAGGGATTTTCTTCTACTTTACCCCAATGAGGCGACCATTGAGAACATTTATCATCACTGGGAAAGAGTCTGCCTTGTTGATATAGGTGAACATGCTGCTATACCAGAAGGCATAAGTAAACATGTCAATGCAAGCAAATATCTTATTGCTGGAGGGATTGCTGGTGCAGCATCTCGTACTGCAACTGCTCCTCTGGATCGCCTTAAAGTGATCATGCAAGTACAAACAACGCATACTACAGTCATGCATGCAATTAAAGATATCTGGACTAAAGGTGGCATGCTGGGATTTTTTAGAGGGAATGGATTGAATGTTGTAAAAGTCGCTCCAGAAAGTGCAATAAGATTTTATGCCTATGAAATGTTAAAAGAATATATTATGAAGAGCAAAGGAGAAAATAAGAGTGAAGTTGGTGCTTCTGAACGTCTTGTTGCTGGTGGTTTAGCTGGTGCAGTGGCTCAAACAGCAATTTATCCTATAGATTTAGTAAAGACTCGTCTACAGACTTATTCAGGTGAGGGTGGTAAAGTTCCTAGAATTGGTCAGCTCTCAAGGGATATTTTGGTGCATGAAGGTCCCCGAGCTTTTTATAGAGGTCTTGTTCCATCTTTGCTTGGTATCGTACCTTATGCCGGAATTGATCTTGCTGTATACGAGACTTTGAAAGATGTGTCAAAGACATATATACTGAAGGACAGTGGTAGGCCCTCGTTTTTTGGTTTTGTGTGTTTCCTACCTTTATTTCAACTGTGTTTCTTGATTTTTCAGTGTTATCATTCAATGTCATGTAGATCCTGGCCCTCTAGTACAGCTGGGTTGTGGGACTGTCTCTGGAGCTCTAGGGGCAACATGTGTTTACCCTTTACAGGTCATCAGAACAAGGTAATGAGTTTGTAATTGTATATCTTgaaaatctctctctctctctctcagcctTTTCTAAATATATGTAGACTGCAAGCTCAACAAGCCAATTCAGAATCTGCCTATAGAGGAATGTCTGATGTCTTCTGGAGAACCCTACAGCATGAGGGTGTTTCTGGATTCTACAAAGGAATTCTACCAAATCTCCTTAAAGTGGTGCCTGCTGCAAGTATTACCTATATAGTTTATGAGGCGATGAAGAAAAATCTGTCTCTTGATTAAATTCTGGAGTTGTTGGGGAAAAAACAGCCATCATTATTGGCATGGCTAACTGTAGAGATAATGACGACACATGAATTTTACTGGTTGAATAGTTTCTTTTTGAAGTCAAAGATGGTGCCTTCAATATAGAACTGGAAGCAATGGTGGCATTTTCCTCCTAATTTTGATTCAGCAGAAATGAAGTGATAATCATGAGATCATCGAGGCACCCATGCCTGCCATACTGGTAACAATCTAGTTATTGATTCGTACTACTGCCATTACACTTGATACACCCTTTTGTCTTCCATCCTAATTCCCTTTTTGGGTGCATGGTTATCCTTTGAACTTAGTGCTGTTTTTTTTTCCTGCACCTATTTGGTAATTGGGATTCAAAGGAAAGACCTTAGATTATGTTTAGGTAGCACATCATATCTAGGAACTATAGTTAACTGTTTCTACTGAAATATATGAAGCTAATGGTTAGCATACATTAACATCTTATGTTGATGACTTTCTGTCTTGCTACTTAGATATTCTGTGCATATCTCCTGATTTTGATATGAGACATTAGAGAATACCAGTGGTAGATGGCTGCTAAATGTTGCCTTGTTGTGGTGTACAGTTTGACGATGCCTATATATATTGCAGTTGTCAATAACATTTTACTCCTTTTCAAAATGTAAGGCGTGGTTTGACCGGGTGTGATCCCCAATATCACACTTGACCATTAACATCTCATATATATTAAAATGTTCATGGCTATGAAATTGACACCATATCAAAGTGTTTTCAAATATGAATTCAATGATGCTAAATTCATATGGTATAATCTAAAAGTTCTTAGATTAATTGTTGGTCAAAGATTAAAAAGCTTGAATGCTAGGTTGCCTGCTTGCCTTGTAAAAGGAAAATGAGGAATTACTTCTAGGAGTGGTACAACCTCTTGGAATGTTTGGTATGAAAACTAGATAGTGAGTGGACTATTGTTATACTTGTAACTTGTAAGGTTTGGAAAATGAGACAAGAATGGTCTGCATGATTGCATCATACCAGCAAAATCATGATCCCATGGTCCAATCTGTCCTAGGATTCCTCAAACTTCGTTACTAATTTAGTTTTGTATGTGTCGTGATTTGTGTATGGAGATAAGCAATTTAAGAAGGATGAATATTCAATTCTTAGAAAAtggtatttattttaattattctGGTTATTTGTAAAAAAGAAAATGTTTATATAAAACTATAGTGAGATATTGTTTAGAGATAAATGTATAATATAGTGCTATAGTGAGAGATATTGTTTAGAGATAAAATGATCCTTTTCCCATATAATGAATACAAGTAAATAAATTAGTAAAGATTGCATTTATTGGCACAAGTCAATGCCTAGTGAATGTAATAATCCGCCCGTATCGTTAGTCTTCCTTATGGTTTCCAATGACCCAGTTGCTGTATTTGCATTGCCAAAGCAAGGTGCAAAAAAGGGTTTGTATGTGCATAAAAGATGCCAAAGCAGATGGCAAAAAAGGGtttgcctgtgcaatgcgaggagaccgcgactcgaatccgggaccttccggtcacaggcggtaagactctaccgcttgcactaggcccgcccCTTCATTGATTTGAATATGGTAGTGCTTAAAGTTTGACAGTGTTTCACATAGTCATTTTTGTTTTCAATCATTTGATTCCCCATCAGTTATTTTGTCCTGCTACTCATTTTCTTGTATCTCACTTTCTTTGGATGCGTTCTCTTTATTAATTTAAACCCATGACTCATTTGCTACATTTCTCACGTTTCAGCTAATGACACCATCGACACCGACTTAACTGTTCACCGTGAATTTCCGAAGGCTTGTTTTACCCCCCGTCTGGGGCGAGTTTTGTTAGACTGTAACACACAGGGAAACTCTCCTAACTTAATTACAATTCCTTGTGCTCCTTAACTCAGACTGGGAGCTGTGACCTTTACTGACTACAAAATTGCCCGGCAAAAAGGGTGCTGGTTATACCTGTATGTATTTTCCACGGCGACTTGGCACAAGTCAATGCCTAGTGAATGTAATAATCCGCCCGTATCTTCCTTATGGTTTCCAATGACCCAGTTGCTGTATTTGCATTGCCAAAGCAAGGTGCAAAAAAGGGGTTGTATGTGCATAAAAGATGCCAAAGcagatggcaaaaaaaaaaaaaaaaaaaaaaaaaaaaaaactcgcaaGGTGCATAAGGGGTTTGTATGGTATTTTAGTTCAGATGTGTCCGCAGGTGTAAAAGCTGCTTAGTGCTTCATGTGGAACATGAGCATACCGCGTTTGTACAGGTAGGTTAGTGACATTAACGTCActcagggcctgtttggttccttctATATACTCTGGCCTGGCTCTCGGGATGCAGTTTCCCAGCGTTTGGAAGCCTTAATGGGGTTCTGGGTCTGACCCTTGGCGTGCAACGAGCCACCCCGAGCCTGGCTGGCGCGGGCGCAGCGCGCGTACGCGCGTGAGAGGGCGCATGCACGAGGCAGAAAGGAAGCGGGCCAACCAATCGCCATCTGTGTGTAGCCTGGCCGGATGAAACCGATTACCCCCAATCACACTCGCATGCATGCGTCGGGCCTGGCCAACCGTGGCCTGGCTTCCTTCGTGCGAGCCAGCTTCGCAGGGAAACGAACCAAACGCCCCCTCAACCTTGCGAGTGAATCACGGTTGCTGAATCGGCCATTCCAGCTGCATGTTCCTAGAGTTCGTAGTGTACGTGGTCTGCCAGTGCTTTGAACACAACGGGAGAAGGTAATGCTGCCAGTTCTGCCTGAATCATGATGCTATGATGTGGATATCGTTTCCAGGGACGGGAACAGCAGCTTGTTTTGCCTGGCGCTCCTAAAAGGAGCTTCTAGAAAAGATAAGCCATTATTTTTTCCCTTGAGATGTGGAAAAACCAGGATCGTGGGAACCACAGGACAGTTCTATGGCTGGTATTTGACAGCCTGCCTGCCTCTTGGTTGTTCAGTTGCTCTGATCTTCTAGAACGGCTGAAAGCTACATCGCTGACGAAAGCAATCAACCATACACTATACTCCTATGTGAAGGAAAATTGAAAGGGCGCTTCAGAGGTTTCTAGGAAACCGGTGAGAAGCTTCGTTTGGGTTGGTGTGTGATGGGTACTGGCACCCCCTTGCGTTTCGTCCACCAGTTTCCGCCAATATCCACAAAGATTTGCATGTCATCGTCGGTCAAGGTCCGATGATTAGTTTTTTTCCGGAGACGGAGATAGCTTCGTTTGGGTTGGTGTGTGATGGGTACTGGCACCCCCTTGCGTTTCGTCCACCAGTTTCCGCCAATATCCACAAAGATTTGCATGTCATCGTCGGTCAAGGTCCGATGATTAGTTTTTTTCCGGAGACGGAGATAAGGCGATTGCCCATTGTCTGATTGTGTCGTAAAAGTAGCTTAGACTAGTTCGATCTGGTTTGGTGGCTGGTTCGTCCGTTACTGAAGCAATGCAGCAAGACTCGCTTACTGCGTGACGTGTGGATCGTTCGCAGGTATGCAGGTATTTGTTGGGCTTGGATTTCCTCTTGACATTTCTGGACCCGAGTACCCGACGGATAGGGGGTTTAGGGTTTGAGGAGGGGTAGTAAGTGGAACAGCAAACCGAATCTATCTTTGAAGGTATAAGTGTCGGGAGATACGATGATATGAGTTCCGTATGTCTTCTATCTTGGGCACAACACAACTCCTGGTTTATTAACAAGCAAAAGTTCCAAAACTTGAATAAAATTATTGTGGATGCTAGCAAGTTTTGTTTAGCAAATCATATGGCTGCAAAAATTTGAGATTGACGCAATCAAATTTTTGCCATCAACCAACGATAACCAAAGCTTCTCAAGAAACAGTGGCCACACCGGCACCACACGGCGTACCCCAGAGTCTCCCAGGGCGTTGTTGGTCACCCACAACGGCGACAAGTGTCCCGACAGTGACGGCTCCTGAGGTACGCTCGAGGACGGTGTCTTGCGTCAGTGCAGCGAGTGCATAGgaaggggtgggggggggggggggggctgccgAGCGCCGAGAAAGCGAGAGCACGGGGCGGGTGTCGCCGTGTCGGTTTCCTTGCTGGTGTCGCTCGCTCAGGTAGTCAGGGTCGAATTTTTTTGCCTGCTACCGCGCACCGCCGCCGTCCCCTCCCTTGGCTCGTCCACCGCCGCCCAAGCCTCCCTACTTGCGCCCGTGCCGCCTCCCCTGGTGATAGGCTGGGGGTCAGCCCCTTGGCTGCCCGCACCGCCTCCCTTGGTGGGTGGTCGttcggccaccgccgccgccggcagcccTCTCCGTCGTCGGGGCTGACTCCCAGGATCTCTCCCCATTGTTGCTAAGGTATTCCCCCCTCCAAGATCCTCATTTTGGTGATTAAATTTTGAATCAATTGATTATTGTTAGTGATTTGGTATAGTTAAGTAGTTAGGATTTAGGGTATGGTTAGATAGTTAGCCTTTATGTTtttgttagttaggattttggatTTAGGGTTTCGTTAGTaatttagggtttaggtttttgtTAGTTAGGATTAGTGGTTTAGGGTATAGGCTATTGTTAGCTAGgactttgggtttagggattggttaggtagttagggtttagttAGTTTCTAGTAGTAATGGTAGttagtatagatactagtttttaTGTGTTggtacttagtagtgcgtgatacgaTGATTTCAACGCATTGATGAAGTTTCctcaaatgcttttgtagatggatcgtTGTGTCCGAGTTTTTTTTATGAAGGAAGTATTAGGAAAGAAGATAGTATGTTTgaagatatggaagaagaattagaatggtttgatgaaccttctagcttcaacgacctttgtgtccatttgaatggaaagtttggcggtgatttcacactaaaggggaggtttgatagtgggaagactagggcacactatatcctgatgcccttgcgtgaccctgctcactggtcccgctacaatagggtgctccatggtttcaatgtgcccatggctgaggtggtggtggagaatgggtacatgatgCAGGGTCTCCATGATGGGCCGTCCaatgacggtgttggaggcaatgaacaagaattggGGGTCAAAGGGGAACCAACTCAGGGTAccatggatttggatggtcagttaACGTAGGAGCAgtttctgaaagcatctaggcccctaagtggatttcggtgattaatgtcaatacaagattactatgactaacgtgtgttttgcagaggtaattaagttaggtcatggtaatggagatcgattgggcaatcgaggttgtcatgcccctacgatggaaatcgtttcggttttcaaaggatggatgacaaggttaaggataactagttctaagtgtcaattgaagttggagagacacttagaatagtttagaactttgtttttcctttggccgtactatgaaggggggtatgaacgggtagcttgacctagttgagtctagtgagttaggtgtggtgcacacttgttaaaactagctctaggtagctcctatgaatgcctaagatcctttggagcaaacttcattcacatatgatcgaaagttggaagtgaatggggggtcaaatactgaccggacgctggctccggtgcgaccagacgctggccgtagggtccggtcagttcatttgactgaggagaacaagtctggagtgaccggacgctggaaggtcgtgtgaccggacgctgagggccagcgtccggtcgactccagtaagggtccagacttgagaaagtgcgaccggacgcgtccggtcagtggtgaccggaccctgagtatccagcgtccggtcgtttacagtaagcatccaagagcgaccggacacgtccggtcggtactgaccggaccctgacagcgtccggtcatcacgtgaaaactgttgcgtgggttgaactgaccggagcgtccggtcaaaacgatcggagcgtccggtcaccccgcagaagctcataacggttcgtttttcaggctgccttataaatagaagctccacttgtgagtggagttacttttgctcattccaacagctgagaaacacgtttgtgagtgataagaagagcaaggtcctagtgaggtgtttgtgatt includes these proteins:
- the LOC136527177 gene encoding calcium-dependent mitochondrial ATP-magnesium/phosphate carrier protein 2-like codes for the protein MTGRAAHAVGPRGGASASASQPHAVAAAAAAGTGAAGCEPVRKAGPVTMEHVLLALHETEAEREARIRDMFAFFDTAGRGQLDYAQIEAGLAALQVPAECKYARELLRACDRDRDGRVGYDDFRRYMDDKELELYRIFQAIDVEHNGCILPEELWDALVKAGIEINDEELARFVEHVDKDNNGIITFEEWRDFLLLYPNEATIENIYHHWERVCLVDIGEHAAIPEGISKHVNASKYLIAGGIAGAASRTATAPLDRLKVIMQVQTTHTTVMHAIKDIWTKGGMLGFFRGNGLNVVKVAPESAIRFYAYEMLKEYIMKSKGENKSEVGASERLVAGGLAGAVAQTAIYPIDLVKTRLQTYSGEGGKVPRIGQLSRDILVHEGPRAFYRGLVPSLLGIVPYAGIDLAVYETLKDVSKTYILKDSDPGPLVQLGCGTVSGALGATCVYPLQVIRTRLQAQQANSESAYRGMSDVFWRTLQHEGVSGFYKGILPNLLKVVPAASITYIVYEAMKKNLSLD